Below is a window of Vibrio sp. SS-MA-C1-2 DNA.
AAATTGTCATTAGCTACTCATTTTAGAGTGGCTGAAACCATGGCTGAATTAATTGGTCCTCATTGTGAGATCGTTATTCATTCATTTGAGAGTTTAGAACGTTCAGTGGTTAAGATTGTTAATGGGCACCATACCGGTCGTAAGGTAGGATCACCGATTACAGATGTTGGCTTAAAAATGTTAAGTCAAATTGAGTCTACAGGTGAAATGTCTTTAAATAGCTACTTTACTCATACAAAAGATGGTCGCTTATTAAAGTCAACGACCTGTATGTTGACTGATGTTGCAGGTAAGCCAATTGGCCTGTTTTGTGTCAATATTAATTTATCTCACCCATTTCCAGAAATAATGAAAACATTAATGCCTGATAGCTCTACTACCAC
It encodes the following:
- a CDS encoding transcriptional regulator, giving the protein MKETKFSVFNGTFTEQDKLSLATHFRVAETMAELIGPHCEIVIHSFESLERSVVKIVNGHHTGRKVGSPITDVGLKMLSQIESTGEMSLNSYFTHTKDGRLLKSTTCMLTDVAGKPIGLFCVNINLSHPFPEIMKTLMPDSSTTTVTINENFSSSTTEIIKHALEQAVEEVDNDPTVTIKGRKKTITQILFQNGIFELKESTAMVSAHLGITRHAIYKYIREFKSELIT